The Methanopyrus kandleri AV19 DNA segment CGGGCCGGGCGCGTGGACAAGGCCCTGATGTTAACTCCATGCAACTTCAAGGTTGCGGCGATCGGGGAGATGGTGCGCGACCTGACGGTTGACAGGGCTGAGACAGTTCTACGCGCGATCGGCCTCTCCGGTAGATGTCTTACCCACTAGGGGGAAGCCCAAGATGAAGGTGGCTGTGCTGTCCCTTATGGCTTGTGGTACATGCGCCAGGAACCTGGAGGAGGTTTGCCACGAAGAGGGTCATGAGGTGGTCTGGTCGAACCTAGAAGGCGACGAGGGAGAACCGGACGCCGACATTCTGTTCGTAGAAGGCGCGGTGGACTTCGCCGACGCCGAGACCCTGGAAAAGTTAGAGGAGGCCGCTTCGGCCGTCAGTACCGTGGTATCACTGGGTTCCTGTGCCGCTACCGGGGGTTTCGAGCGACACGTCATAGGCATGCGCGACCCCGACCGGTACCACTTCACGGTCTTCCCAGCTGCCAAGTTCGTCGAAACGGACTATGCGATCAACGGCTGTCCACCTACTACGGACGTGATCGCGTCCTTCCTCAGAGCTCTAGAGGAGGAGAACGAGGACGAACTCCGACCGTACGAAGTCTTGTCCGGGGATTTCCACGGGCTCACGCCGGAACTGTCCGCTCCGGTGACCGGTCCGACGGTACCGGTCGAGGACGTACTCCTGACGTCGAACAAGGACCTGTGCCTGGGCTGCGACCTGGACGTGATTGAGAAGGACCTCTTCTGCGTCGGCTGCGGAACGTGTGCCGCCTCCTGCCCGGCGTGGGCTATCGAGATGGACGAGAAGCCCGTAATCCGGCAAGAGAGGTGCGTTCGATGCGGAACTTGCTTCGTAAGCTGCCCGAGATCGTTCAGGATATGAACCCAACGGGAGGTGATCCGTGTTGCGCAAGCTGATCCGAAGAATAGCAGGGGGCAAAGAGGAAGAGAATACCCGTGAGGGATCTCCCGAGAACGATCTCCCGGACCCCGAGGTCGTGGGTGAGTACCGCGAGGTTTACCTGACCCGCGCAACCGACGAACGTATCCGCGAGCACGGACAGGACGGAGGTACTACTACGGCGCTACTCGCCCACGCACTGGAGGAGGACACGGTGGAAGCCGTGATTGCCTCGTCGACAGTCGAGACATGGAAGCCCGAACCCGTAATAGTCACCGATCCCGACGAACTGATCGAGACCGCGGGATCGAAGTACGCGATTTCTCCGAACGTGAGTGCCCTCAACGAGGCCATAGCCTCCTACGACTCAGTCGCCCTCGTGGGCACGCCGTGTCAGATCACCGCCGTAAAGAAGTCTAAAATGTACCCTTACGGCCTGGCTAACGTGACGGAGCGTGTGAAGCTAACCGTCGGCATCTTCTGCACCGAGAACTTCCAGTACGAGAGCCTACTGAAGCTGCTCGAAGACATGGGTGTCGACGTCGAGAACGTCGAGCGTATGGACATCAGCCACGGTGAATTCATCGTACGCACTAAGAACGGTGATGTGCACTCGGTATCGGTTTCCAAGCTAGGCGATTACGCCAACGAGGCGTGTAACTACTGCACGGACTTCACGGCCGAGGACGCCGACATCAGCGTGGGATCCGTCGGCGCGCCGGATGGCTGGAACGTGGTTCTGGTCCGGACGAAAGAAGGCGAGAAGGTGTTCCGGTCCGCCGTAGACGCTGACGTCCTGGAAGTCAAAGATATCGGGGAAGGGGACCCGAACCTGCTCGAGCGCCTGGCCAGGGACAAGAAGGAACGCATTCACACCTCCATGTGTGCCACTTGGAGACCTTATCACCCTACCGTTCCTCTCTAACGTCATTTCACTATTTCTCCGAGTTCAAGGGGCCCAGAGCTGTGATCAAGCCACGAGATTTCCTGAGGTATTTCCTCTACTCTTACATCGTAACTTCCGCACAGCTGCTGGGAGATAAGGCCCCTACTCTACGGCGGATGGTATGCAAAAACGTGGTAAAGGCGTTGCTACGCGAGCATCCGGAGCTGAAAGATGCCGAACCGGTGGAGCTTGTCAAAGATGTGGCGGAGAGCTTCCTAGGGGCCGACGTCAGGATAGAAGAGAAGTCAACGGAAACCGTCGTACACGTGAGAGGGTGCAAGATCTGCCCACGCGATCTGATCGAAGAGTTTACAGGTGAGAACCCCGACCTGGAGGGTCCCGTCTTCAGCTACAACGTGTGCGCGTTTGTGACCATGGTTGAGGAGATTCTGCACGCTCTGGGCCACATAGATTCCGACATCAAGCATGACCCAATCAAACGCGGGCGCTGCCGCGTAATCGTCAGGCCTAAGGGCACGGACTGAAACGGGGTCTTCAATTGACCGTCCCGACGTTCCTTCGCAAGGTGACCCTGCGTGAGATCTGTGTCATTGAGGAGTACGTGGACGTCCAATACAGGGCTATCGAAGCGTTGATGGACACACTACCTTCGACCGACCTCGTCCGGCTGACCGTAGCCAATGCTCTCGTCAGCTATCAGCTCTCGAGCTCTGGAGAGGATTGGTGGCGTGAGTTCTCCAGCTACTTCCGTGAACGTCGTCCGAGGGACATCGTTCGAGAGTACGCCCGGTTCCTTCCCCGCTCTAGGGGCAATCGGAGGCTCATCCGTCAGAAGCTCCGCCGCCTCCATCGTGCTAAGGCCTTTCTAGAGGAGTTATCCTGGCAGGACGCGAAATCGTACTACCGTGACATGAACCGGTTACGCCTTGACCTTGCTCGGGTCCTCAACGCCGATCCCGAGTCTAAGACGATCGTGTTCACGGTCAAGATGTTCGGGTACGCACTAAGGGCGATAACGGGTAGGTTTCGTCCTTATCCGTTCGAGATTCCGATTCCTGTGGACGCGAGGATCGAACGAATCACCCGAAGGATCACGAACGATGATCCACAACTGTACTGGGACTCGATCGCACGGCGGACAGGCATCCCACCACTACACCTTGACTCGATCCTATGGGTCGGGACGAGTCGGGATCCAGAGGTAAAGAGACTGCTGGCAAAAGTCTTACCGAAGCTTATAGGGGAACTGGAGATGTTGGGCAATTGAACCTGGATCCTGTGCGCGGTATCGATCGGCGGACGGTTGTGCAGGATTTAACATTTAACCATAAGTGATCCGAGAGGACGGAACGACTCGCGACGTATTGGAGGCGATTTTTTGTTAACCTAACGATGACGAGCTCGGGGTTCGGTTCGGGCAGACAAAGTACGGTCGGTGGGGGGTCCGAGCTGGTACGGCCCGGCAGTCAGAACCTTCGAGGGGACCCGAGCTATGAAACTGGTGATCGACGTACCGAAGGAGATCGCTAAGGCCTTGGACAGCAAAACACGACGTGAAATCCTGAAACTGCTGGAAGAACGCGGCTCGATGACGATATCGGACATCGCCAGGGAGCTGAACCTGTCCAAATCAACTGTCCATCACCATTTACAGGAACTCCGAAAGGCCGGTCTCGTGGACGTCATCAAAGAGGATCGCGAAACTCCCCTCCCGAAGCGCTACTACGGGCTCGTGAGAAGACTCGTCCGAGTATCGAAGCCGAAGCTTGAAGATGCCTCCGAGTATGTCATAAAAGCCCTAGAACGTGGGGAGGACCTGAGAACATCGATGTTCCTAGCGATCGCGGCAGCGTATCGCGCGGTGTTGGAGTCCCTGGGTATCGACGCCTCGGAGGTCCTGTACGAGCTCGGAAAGGAGATCGGTAAGCGACTCGCGGAACTAGGATCCGAAGAGACCGTGCTGCGGAAGGGCTTGGAGATCATAGCCGAGTCAGTAGAATTCCGTCAGGAGAACGACCGTGTGGTGGTCGAGATTGAAGGATGCCACGAGTGTTCCGACCTACCCTACGGTCCCGCATGTCATTTGGAGGCGGGAATCATAGCCGGTGTTCTGTCGAACCTGAGGGAACGACCTTACGAAGTCCGGGAGGTGGAGTGCTGCGGGGAAGGCGCTGATAGATGCGTGTTCGTGGCGGAACCAGCTACTGACGAAGAACGCCCCAAGTCCTAGTGACTTTAGACACTCCTTCTACCCAGGCGACCAAGGCTAACGTGGCGGCTATCTCTTCGTCGGTCACTTCGGCGACGTTCTTCGCCGTCTCGGCTATGAGGCCTACTCTACGCTCGTCTCCGGCAGCCGCCGCCAAAGCGAGGGCGATGAGATGCTTCGTCTTGTCGTCCAACGGAGACTCCTTCCATATTATTCTATGCAGCTCCTCAACGACCTCCGCGTACTCATCTCCCAACATCTCTTCGGCATACTTCACAGCTATCAGACCTTTTTCGTCCTCCTCCTTGGCCGGTTCACCGGGCTTCCGGGACAACGGCAGCCCTTCATACTAGTTGGACAGGGCTTAAACGAGGAGCGTATTCGATCAGAGTCGGAAATCTTTAATTCCTTCAGATGTCTAGGACCCGCGCATTCGAATCCTGTAATGCCCTCGGATCTGGACGCCAGGACAACTCGAGGTGAGGTGTTGGGCACTTCCGGCAGTGAGTGAACACTTCTTCCCCCACGTGGGTCCGATGATGCTATCAGATTGTTCCCGAGGTCCGACCGGGGCCGGCTAAGTGAGGTTACTGTTCATTCACGCGGACGAGATGTCGTTCGAGGCGAGGCAGAAGACCAAGATCGCCGAGGAAGAGCCGCCTATTAAGGAAGCGGAAGTTGAGGACTGTCTGGTAGTCTTCGCGGCGGTCCAAGAAGCTGATGAAGAGAATCCAAAGGCCATCGCCGAGGCGGCCGTAGAGGAGATCGAAGACGTTGCGGGTGAATTGAAGGCCGACAGGATAGTCTTGTACCCGTACGCTCATCTAGCCGACGATCTCGCTTCCCCGGACGTGGCCGTCGAGGTTCTGAAGAGAATGGAAGGGCTCCTGAAGGAGCGCGGGTACGAGGTCGTGAGAGCCCCCTTCGGGTGGTACAAGGCATTCCGATTGGCGTGCAAGGGGCATCCACTCTCGGAGCTCTCCAGGACGGTAACCCCCGAGGCCGCCGAGGAAGCTGAGGAGGAGAAGATCGAGTCCGAGTTCTTGGTGTACATGGACGGGGAATTGATACCGGTAGAAGAAGTGGATCTCTCGGAACTTCCCGAGGACTTCAGGCACCTAGTGATGCACGAGTTGGGTGAAGAGCGTGAAACGGGCGACGAAGAGCCCGCACACGTGAAGCTGATGCGGGAGAAGGAAATCTGCGACCACGAGCCGGCAGCGGACGTTGGACACGTACGGTGGTACCCGAAGGGTCACGTGGTCAGGAGATGCCTGGCGGAGTACGTGGAGAACCTCATGGCCGATCTAGGAGCGGCGGTCGTCGAGACACCCGTGATGTACGATCTGAGTGAGGACGCTATCCGGGAGCACGCCGACAAGTTCGGGGAGCGACAGTATCGGATAAGGGCTGGAAACCGGGCACTGATGCTGAGGTACGCGGCCTGCTTCGGAGCCTTCAGGCTACTAGCGGACACCACGCTCAGCCGGCGTCACCTACCCTTGAAGATCTACGAACTATCACAAAGCTTCAGGTTAGAGCAGAGTGGTGAGGTGGTCGGACTGAAGCGGTTACGGGCGTTCACTATGCCCGATCTCCACACCGTTTGCGCCGACATGGACGAGGCCGTGGAAGAGTTCCTCGAGCAAGCGAAACTATGCTTGGAGGTAGGGCTGGACCTCGGGTTGGAATATGAGGTAGTGTTCAGGACCACGGAGAAGTTCCTGAAGGAGAGGAAAGAAGTCCTAGAGGAACTGGCCGAGGCCATGGAAAAAGCGTACGGTGACGCGAAGCCCGTACTGGTGGAGGTACTGCCGGAACGTAAACACTACTGGGAATGTAAGGTGGACTTCGCGTTCATTGATAGCCTCGGAAGACCCATCGAGAACCCGACGGTACAGATCGACGTCGAGAGTGGGAGGCGCTTCGGAATCACGTACGCGGACGAGTCGGGCGATGAACGTCATCCAGTGATATTACACTGCTCACCGACAGGGAGCCTTGAACGTGTAATATGCGCGATCCTCGAGGGCCAGTACAAGCGGTTCGAGCAGGAGGGTAAGCTGCCAACTCTACCGACGTGGCTGTCGCCGGTACAGGCGCGTGTGATTCCGGTTTCAGAGAAAGTGCTGGAAGAAGCTGAGAAAGTCTTCGAAGAGCTGAAAAGTGAGGGGTTCCGAGTCGACCTGGACGACCGCGATGAGCCGGTGGGACGTAAGATCCGAGATGCGGGTGAGGAGTGGGTACCGTACGTCATCGTGATTGGTGAGGAGGAAGTGAAGAAAGGCACGCTCTCGGTAACGATACGGGAGGAATCCACGTTGAAAGAACAGCGGCGTGAAGAGATGACGTTAGAGGAGCTCGTAGAGCGGTTGGAGCGCGAAACGGAGGGCAAACCGAGGGTCCCACTAACGATACCGGATCGCCTCAGTCGGCGTCCGCGGTT contains these protein-coding regions:
- a CDS encoding 4Fe-4S dicluster domain-containing protein encodes the protein MKVAVLSLMACGTCARNLEEVCHEEGHEVVWSNLEGDEGEPDADILFVEGAVDFADAETLEKLEEAASAVSTVVSLGSCAATGGFERHVIGMRDPDRYHFTVFPAAKFVETDYAINGCPPTTDVIASFLRALEEENEDELRPYEVLSGDFHGLTPELSAPVTGPTVPVEDVLLTSNKDLCLGCDLDVIEKDLFCVGCGTCAASCPAWAIEMDEKPVIRQERCVRCGTCFVSCPRSFRI
- a CDS encoding Coenzyme F420 hydrogenase/dehydrogenase, beta subunit C-terminal domain, which produces MRKLIRRIAGGKEEENTREGSPENDLPDPEVVGEYREVYLTRATDERIREHGQDGGTTTALLAHALEEDTVEAVIASSTVETWKPEPVIVTDPDELIETAGSKYAISPNVSALNEAIASYDSVALVGTPCQITAVKKSKMYPYGLANVTERVKLTVGIFCTENFQYESLLKLLEDMGVDVENVERMDISHGEFIVRTKNGDVHSVSVSKLGDYANEACNYCTDFTAEDADISVGSVGAPDGWNVVLVRTKEGEKVFRSAVDADVLEVKDIGEGDPNLLERLARDKKERIHTSMCATWRPYHPTVPL
- a CDS encoding N-glycosylase/DNA lyase, with amino-acid sequence MTVPTFLRKVTLREICVIEEYVDVQYRAIEALMDTLPSTDLVRLTVANALVSYQLSSSGEDWWREFSSYFRERRPRDIVREYARFLPRSRGNRRLIRQKLRRLHRAKAFLEELSWQDAKSYYRDMNRLRLDLARVLNADPESKTIVFTVKMFGYALRAITGRFRPYPFEIPIPVDARIERITRRITNDDPQLYWDSIARRTGIPPLHLDSILWVGTSRDPEVKRLLAKVLPKLIGELEMLGN
- a CDS encoding V4R domain-containing protein; the protein is MKLVIDVPKEIAKALDSKTRREILKLLEERGSMTISDIARELNLSKSTVHHHLQELRKAGLVDVIKEDRETPLPKRYYGLVRRLVRVSKPKLEDASEYVIKALERGEDLRTSMFLAIAAAYRAVLESLGIDASEVLYELGKEIGKRLAELGSEETVLRKGLEIIAESVEFRQENDRVVVEIEGCHECSDLPYGPACHLEAGIIAGVLSNLRERPYEVREVECCGEGADRCVFVAEPATDEERPKS
- a CDS encoding carboxymuconolactone decarboxylase family protein produces the protein MSRKPGEPAKEEDEKGLIAVKYAEEMLGDEYAEVVEELHRIIWKESPLDDKTKHLIALALAAAAGDERRVGLIAETAKNVAEVTDEEIAATLALVAWVEGVSKVTRTWGVLRQ
- a CDS encoding threonine--tRNA ligase, whose amino-acid sequence is MRLLFIHADEMSFEARQKTKIAEEEPPIKEAEVEDCLVVFAAVQEADEENPKAIAEAAVEEIEDVAGELKADRIVLYPYAHLADDLASPDVAVEVLKRMEGLLKERGYEVVRAPFGWYKAFRLACKGHPLSELSRTVTPEAAEEAEEEKIESEFLVYMDGELIPVEEVDLSELPEDFRHLVMHELGEERETGDEEPAHVKLMREKEICDHEPAADVGHVRWYPKGHVVRRCLAEYVENLMADLGAAVVETPVMYDLSEDAIREHADKFGERQYRIRAGNRALMLRYAACFGAFRLLADTTLSRRHLPLKIYELSQSFRLEQSGEVVGLKRLRAFTMPDLHTVCADMDEAVEEFLEQAKLCLEVGLDLGLEYEVVFRTTEKFLKERKEVLEELAEAMEKAYGDAKPVLVEVLPERKHYWECKVDFAFIDSLGRPIENPTVQIDVESGRRFGITYADESGDERHPVILHCSPTGSLERVICAILEGQYKRFEQEGKLPTLPTWLSPVQARVIPVSEKVLEEAEKVFEELKSEGFRVDLDDRDEPVGRKIRDAGEEWVPYVIVIGEEEVKKGTLSVTIREESTLKEQRREEMTLEELVERLERETEGKPRVPLTIPDRLSRRPRFGR